A window from Trueperaceae bacterium encodes these proteins:
- a CDS encoding rod shape-determining protein, which translates to MIGVDLGTTNVRIHVKGKGVLLREPAVIAVVKGTTDIKAVGQEAYRMLGRTPGNITAIRPMADGVIADYTLTERMLKAFIRKVLTGPSRFIRPNIMVCIPSGITDVERRAVVQAVHEIGARKAFLIEEPVAGAIGAGIAIAEPVGSMVIDIGGGTTDLAIISLGGIVVSKSLRIAGNTFDRDIMAHVKAKHNLLIGDRTAEEIKREIGAAKIVSESDRQSMEVRGRDLIDGMPKSVTVTTEDVVLALKSSLERIAEGMRKVLEQGPPELVSDVIERGIVLTGGGALLRHLDSYLSGITAIPVGVAANAADCVVLGTAQALDLVHVLKDAHFEQTR; encoded by the coding sequence ATGATCGGGGTAGACCTGGGCACCACCAACGTCAGGATCCACGTGAAGGGCAAGGGGGTGCTCCTGCGGGAGCCCGCCGTGATCGCGGTGGTGAAGGGGACGACCGACATCAAGGCCGTCGGCCAGGAGGCGTACAGGATGCTCGGTCGCACGCCGGGGAACATCACGGCCATCCGGCCCATGGCGGACGGCGTCATCGCCGATTACACCCTGACCGAGCGGATGCTGAAGGCGTTCATCCGCAAGGTCCTCACCGGACCCTCCCGCTTCATCCGGCCGAACATCATGGTCTGCATACCGTCGGGCATCACCGACGTCGAGCGGCGCGCCGTCGTCCAGGCCGTGCACGAGATCGGGGCGCGCAAGGCGTTCCTCATCGAGGAGCCGGTGGCGGGCGCCATCGGCGCCGGCATCGCCATCGCCGAGCCCGTCGGCTCCATGGTGATCGACATCGGTGGCGGCACCACGGACCTCGCCATCATCAGCCTTGGCGGCATCGTCGTCTCCAAGAGCCTCCGCATCGCCGGCAACACGTTCGACCGCGACATCATGGCGCACGTGAAGGCCAAGCACAACCTGCTCATCGGCGACCGCACCGCCGAGGAGATCAAGCGCGAGATCGGCGCCGCCAAGATCGTGTCGGAGAGCGACCGCCAGAGCATGGAGGTCAGGGGCCGCGACCTCATCGACGGCATGCCGAAGAGCGTGACGGTGACCACCGAGGACGTCGTGCTGGCGCTCAAGTCGTCGCTCGAACGCATCGCCGAGGGCATGCGCAAGGTGTTGGAGCAGGGTCCGCCAGAGCTCGTGTCGGACGTCATCGAGCGCGGCATCGTGCTCACGGGTGGCGGGGCGCTCCTGCGCCACCTCGACAGCTACCTCTCAGGCATCACCGCCATACCCGTCGGGGTGGCGGCCAACGCCGCCGACTGCGTCGTGCTGGGCACGGCCCAGGCGCTCGACCTGGTCCACGTCCTCAAGGACGCTCACTTCGAGCAGACGCGCTGA
- the acnA gene encoding aconitate hydratase AcnA, with the protein MTSKHQGDSFGAKATFDTGSGAAYYYRLAALQEQGLGNIDKMPFSIKVLLESLVRNEDGFLVTREDIERLAAYDPKRRYEEEIPFMPARVILQDFTGVPAVVDLAALRSAMHRMGGDPEKINPQVPVDLVIDHSVQVDEYDSPFALLRNSQIEFERNRERYEFLRWGQSAFSNFNVVPPASGIVHQVNLEYLARGVQHRQDGDKDVIFPDSLVGTDSHTTMINGLGVVGWGVGGIEAEAVMLGQPYYMVIPEVVGFRLKGKLPEGATATDLVLVVTEMLRKHGVVGKFVEFFGPGMASMTVPDRATLGNMAPEYGATVGFFPVDAETLRYMRQTGRLPDEVEALERYAKANGMFHDAASPEPEFGEVLELDLATVVPSLAGPKRPQDRIALTDMQRQFHEDLKRPIEKRGYALTDEQLDRTGHLSFRGVEKDLTHGDVVIAAITSCTNTSNPSVMLAAGLVAKKAAERGMRAKPWVKTSLAPGSKVVTEYLRDTGLLPYLEQVGFYVVGYGCTTCIGNSGPLPPAVVKAIEEGDLVAASVLSGNRNFEGRINPNTRANYLASPPLVVAYSLAGTVDIDIVNDPLGEDQDGNPVYLRDLWPTYADVTERLEAAMNPETFRRMYDGIERSNEAWNAIPVKGGQLFEWDEASTYIQEPPFFIDMPDVPVAIAPITGARVLVKVGESVTTDHISPAGSIALDSPAGRYLVDNGVEKKDFNSYGSRRGNDRVMTRGTFANIRLKNQTAPGTEGGYTTDFTTGEVTSIFEASRNYLAKGVPTIVLAGNDYGMGSSRDWAAKGTYLLGVKAVIAKSYERIHRSNLVGMGVLPLQFLADEDPAGLGLDGTETFDIEVTPDVRPRQRLAVTATKADGTKVEFQVACRLDTPVELEYYRNGGILHTVLRNLHKQVAGTKA; encoded by the coding sequence ATGACCAGCAAGCACCAGGGCGACTCTTTCGGCGCGAAGGCGACGTTCGATACGGGTTCCGGCGCCGCCTACTACTACCGGCTGGCCGCCCTGCAGGAGCAGGGCCTCGGCAACATCGACAAGATGCCGTTCTCCATCAAGGTCCTGCTCGAGTCGCTCGTGCGCAACGAGGACGGCTTCCTGGTCACCCGCGAGGACATCGAGCGCCTCGCCGCCTACGACCCCAAGCGGCGCTACGAGGAGGAGATCCCCTTCATGCCGGCGCGGGTGATCCTGCAGGACTTCACCGGCGTGCCCGCCGTCGTCGACCTCGCTGCCTTGCGCAGCGCCATGCACCGCATGGGCGGCGACCCGGAGAAGATCAACCCGCAGGTGCCCGTCGACCTCGTCATCGACCACTCCGTGCAGGTCGACGAGTACGACAGCCCCTTCGCCCTCCTGCGCAACTCCCAGATCGAGTTCGAACGCAACCGCGAACGCTACGAGTTCCTCCGCTGGGGCCAGTCGGCGTTCAGCAACTTCAACGTCGTGCCGCCCGCTTCGGGCATCGTTCACCAGGTCAACCTCGAGTACCTGGCGCGCGGCGTGCAGCACAGGCAAGACGGCGACAAGGACGTGATCTTCCCCGACTCGCTGGTTGGCACCGATAGCCACACCACGATGATCAACGGGCTCGGCGTGGTCGGCTGGGGCGTCGGCGGCATCGAGGCGGAGGCCGTCATGCTCGGTCAGCCGTACTACATGGTCATCCCCGAGGTCGTCGGCTTCAGACTCAAGGGCAAGCTCCCGGAGGGCGCCACGGCCACCGACCTCGTCCTCGTCGTGACGGAGATGCTCAGGAAGCACGGCGTGGTCGGCAAGTTCGTCGAGTTCTTCGGCCCCGGCATGGCCAGCATGACCGTGCCGGACCGCGCCACCCTCGGCAACATGGCGCCCGAGTACGGCGCCACCGTCGGCTTCTTCCCGGTCGACGCCGAGACGCTGCGCTACATGCGCCAGACTGGCAGGCTCCCCGACGAGGTGGAGGCGCTCGAGCGCTACGCCAAGGCCAACGGCATGTTCCACGACGCGGCGAGCCCCGAACCCGAGTTCGGTGAGGTGCTGGAACTCGACCTCGCCACGGTGGTGCCGAGCCTCGCCGGTCCCAAGCGGCCGCAGGACCGCATCGCCCTCACCGACATGCAGCGTCAGTTCCACGAGGACCTCAAGCGGCCGATCGAGAAGCGCGGCTACGCGCTGACGGACGAGCAGCTCGACCGGACCGGCCACCTGTCGTTCCGCGGGGTCGAGAAGGACCTCACCCACGGCGACGTCGTCATCGCCGCCATCACGTCGTGCACCAACACGAGCAACCCCTCGGTCATGCTGGCCGCCGGCCTGGTTGCCAAGAAGGCCGCCGAGCGCGGCATGCGCGCCAAGCCGTGGGTCAAGACGAGCCTCGCGCCCGGCTCCAAGGTCGTCACCGAGTACCTGCGCGACACGGGCCTGCTGCCCTACCTCGAGCAGGTCGGCTTCTACGTGGTCGGCTACGGCTGCACCACCTGCATCGGCAACTCCGGCCCGCTGCCGCCCGCGGTCGTCAAGGCCATCGAGGAGGGCGACCTCGTCGCCGCCTCCGTGCTGAGCGGCAACCGCAACTTCGAGGGGCGCATCAACCCCAACACGCGAGCCAACTACCTCGCCAGCCCGCCGCTGGTCGTCGCGTACTCCCTAGCCGGCACCGTCGACATCGACATCGTCAACGACCCGCTCGGCGAGGACCAGGACGGCAACCCCGTCTACCTGCGCGACCTCTGGCCCACCTACGCCGACGTCACCGAGCGCCTCGAGGCCGCCATGAACCCCGAGACGTTCCGGCGCATGTACGACGGCATCGAACGCTCCAACGAGGCCTGGAACGCCATCCCCGTCAAGGGCGGCCAGCTCTTCGAGTGGGACGAGGCCTCCACCTACATCCAGGAGCCGCCGTTCTTCATCGACATGCCCGACGTGCCAGTCGCCATCGCCCCCATCACGGGCGCGCGCGTGCTCGTCAAGGTCGGCGAGTCGGTCACCACGGATCACATCTCGCCCGCGGGCTCGATCGCGCTCGACAGCCCTGCCGGCCGCTACCTCGTCGACAACGGCGTCGAGAAGAAGGACTTCAACTCCTACGGCTCCAGGCGCGGCAACGACCGGGTGATGACGCGCGGCACGTTCGCGAACATCCGCCTCAAGAACCAGACGGCGCCCGGCACGGAGGGCGGCTACACCACCGACTTCACGACGGGCGAGGTCACAAGCATCTTCGAGGCCTCGCGCAACTACCTCGCCAAGGGCGTTCCCACCATCGTCCTGGCCGGCAATGACTACGGCATGGGCTCGAGCCGCGACTGGGCCGCCAAGGGCACCTACCTCCTGGGCGTCAAGGCCGTCATCGCGAAGAGCTACGAGCGCATCCACCGCTCCAACCTCGTGGGGATGGGCGTCCTGCCGCTGCAGTTCCTCGCCGACGAGGACCCGGCCGGCCTGGGCCTCGACGGCACGGAGACCTTCGACATCGAGGTGACCCCCGACGTCCGGCCGCGCCAGCGCCTCGCCGTCACCGCCACCAAGGCCGACGGCACGAAGGTCGAGTTCCAGGTCGCCTGCCGTCTCGACACGCCCGTCGAGCTCGAGTACTACCGCAACGGCGGCATCCTCCACACCGTCTTGCGCAACCTGCACAAGCAGGTCGCCGGCACCAAGGCCTGA
- a CDS encoding GNAT family N-acetyltransferase → MREPAVHVTARAAPAHLAALTPHPGLDRFRPPARQLAALVDIAADPRGRVVVAETNGTLVGYVAFHPPTEVESWGADATGQLVELGAVEVAPGFRGQNIANRLLAASFADGGYDDAVVFATLYSWHYDLQRAGMSDLAYRRMLERLYRGAGLEVFPTTDEEVRSSAANALMARIGPRAPAAVVAEFHRLRKAQREPPPGAW, encoded by the coding sequence GTGCGGGAGCCCGCCGTCCACGTCACGGCCCGCGCCGCTCCCGCCCACTTGGCGGCCCTCACGCCACACCCTGGCCTCGATCGCTTCCGGCCACCCGCCCGGCAGCTCGCCGCCCTGGTCGACATCGCCGCCGACCCTCGCGGCCGCGTGGTGGTGGCCGAGACGAACGGCACGCTGGTGGGCTACGTCGCCTTCCACCCGCCCACCGAGGTCGAGTCGTGGGGCGCGGACGCCACCGGCCAGCTCGTCGAGTTGGGGGCCGTCGAGGTGGCGCCCGGCTTCCGCGGGCAGAACATCGCCAACCGCCTGTTGGCGGCAAGCTTCGCGGACGGCGGTTACGACGACGCGGTGGTGTTCGCCACCCTGTACTCGTGGCACTACGACCTCCAGCGGGCCGGCATGTCCGACCTCGCCTACCGCCGCATGCTGGAGCGGCTGTACCGAGGCGCCGGCCTCGAGGTGTTCCCGACCACGGACGAGGAGGTCCGCAGCAGCGCCGCCAACGCCCTGATGGCTCGCATCGGCCCGCGCGCACCGGCTGCGGTGGTGGCGGAGTTCCACCGCCTGCGCAAGGCCCAAAGGGAGCCGCCGCCGGGCGCCTGGTAG
- a CDS encoding ArsR family transcriptional regulator yields MTVQQSHSALDDASDEAVPAAPGARTLIVTDERAADALTNPTSLRHLAPFLGRVSSVSAAARESGEKPNTTLRRVHRFASLGLVEVAATEPRAGRPIKLYRSTADVFFVPFEVTHSESLEAALAERDHYWERMLRRNVVRGRREALGEWGTRFYRDRKGRLQVQTAVTPDANATTLDPGAPATLSLWRDQLQLDFADAKELQREMFALVQRYQRKSGAQRYLVRMGLAPILGDDA; encoded by the coding sequence ATGACAGTCCAGCAATCACATAGCGCGTTGGACGACGCCTCCGACGAGGCCGTGCCGGCCGCGCCCGGCGCCCGCACCCTCATCGTCACCGACGAGCGCGCGGCCGACGCCCTCACCAACCCGACGAGCCTGCGGCACCTGGCGCCCTTCCTCGGCCGCGTCTCGAGCGTCTCCGCCGCCGCGCGCGAGAGCGGGGAGAAGCCCAACACGACCCTGCGCCGCGTCCACCGCTTCGCCTCTCTCGGCCTCGTCGAGGTGGCGGCCACCGAACCCCGCGCCGGGCGGCCCATCAAGCTCTACCGCTCGACGGCCGACGTCTTCTTCGTCCCGTTCGAGGTCACCCACTCCGAGTCGCTGGAGGCGGCGCTGGCCGAGCGCGACCACTACTGGGAGCGGATGCTCAGGCGCAACGTCGTGAGGGGCAGGCGCGAGGCGCTCGGCGAGTGGGGCACGCGCTTCTACCGCGACCGCAAGGGTCGCCTACAGGTGCAGACCGCCGTGACGCCCGACGCCAACGCCACCACCCTCGACCCGGGCGCGCCCGCCACGCTGTCGCTCTGGCGCGACCAACTGCAGCTCGACTTCGCCGACGCCAAGGAGCTGCAGCGCGAGATGTTCGCGTTGGTGCAGCGGTACCAGCGCAAGAGCGGCGCGCAGCGCTACCTTGTGCGCATGGGGCTGGCGCCCATCCTCGGCGACGACGCCTGA
- the trxA gene encoding thioredoxin yields the protein MGKAVELTDGNFASETDTGLVLVDFWAPWCGPCRLVGPVMEELAADYAGKVKVGKLNVDDNLLVAKEYRVMSIPTVMLFKDGKPVEVMVGVQPKSAYQARVNKHVPVGA from the coding sequence ATGGGCAAAGCGGTCGAGTTGACGGACGGCAACTTCGCGAGCGAGACGGACACGGGCCTGGTGCTGGTGGACTTCTGGGCGCCGTGGTGCGGACCGTGCCGGTTGGTGGGGCCGGTGATGGAGGAGCTGGCCGCCGACTACGCCGGCAAGGTGAAGGTCGGCAAGCTCAACGTCGACGACAACCTGCTCGTGGCCAAGGAGTACCGCGTCATGAGCATCCCCACCGTGATGCTGTTCAAGGACGGCAAGCCCGTGGAGGTCATGGTGGGCGTGCAACCCAAATCGGCCTACCAGGCCCGCGTCAACAAGCACGTCCCCGTGGGGGCCTGA
- a CDS encoding class I SAM-dependent methyltransferase has product MTADAPKDLAAPYTLLAGVYDTIMAEVEYDDWADFVVDLAGQASVAGGPVLDLGCGTGNATLPLWRRGYDVEGLDASAAMLAVARRKLPAVPFTRGEFETFSLGRRFSLVYSVFDALNNLLTDAAFAAALARVRAHLLPGGAFVFDVNTPVGLRELWQGGVAEGWADDVYYRWSHDYDEVTGVVTVAAFCRTEDGTFTEVHRERGYDEAALRRLLAEAGFVEVEVVAFPDRAPAPVDAERVWVVARRPA; this is encoded by the coding sequence ATGACAGCGGACGCGCCCAAGGACCTCGCCGCGCCCTACACGCTGCTGGCTGGCGTGTACGACACGATCATGGCCGAGGTCGAGTACGACGACTGGGCCGACTTCGTGGTGGACCTGGCCGGGCAGGCGTCGGTTGCCGGCGGCCCCGTGCTCGACCTCGGGTGCGGCACGGGCAACGCCACGTTGCCGCTCTGGCGCCGCGGCTACGACGTCGAGGGGCTCGACGCGAGCGCCGCCATGCTGGCGGTCGCCAGGCGCAAGCTGCCCGCGGTGCCCTTCACGCGGGGAGAGTTCGAGACCTTCAGCCTGGGCCGGCGCTTCTCGCTCGTCTACTCCGTGTTCGACGCCCTCAACAACCTCCTGACCGACGCCGCGTTCGCGGCCGCGCTCGCCCGGGTGAGGGCGCACCTCCTGCCAGGGGGCGCCTTCGTGTTCGACGTGAACACCCCGGTCGGCCTGCGTGAGCTGTGGCAGGGCGGCGTGGCGGAGGGGTGGGCGGACGACGTCTACTACCGGTGGAGCCACGACTACGACGAGGTCACGGGGGTGGTCACCGTGGCGGCGTTCTGCCGGACGGAAGACGGCACCTTCACGGAGGTGCACCGGGAGCGCGGCTACGACGAGGCCGCCCTGCGGCGCCTGCTGGCGGAGGCGGGCTTCGTCGAGGTGGAGGTCGTGGCGTTCCCCGACCGGGCCCCGGCGCCGGTCGACGCCGAGCGCGTCTGGGTGGTGGCGCGCCGCCCCGCCTGA
- a CDS encoding acetoin utilization protein AcuC yields the protein MAFVHDPRLSRYELHPDHPFKPLRLELTRSLLEHVGLLTPAEVVPPVELDEGALLAVHDPGYVAAVKAASLGRPGAEASRHGLGTADNPVFPGMHDLVSLVCAGTVAAMDAVVEGRALRAVNLAGGLHHALVDRASGFCVYNDLAVAIRRVVDRHGLRVAYLDLDAHHGDGVQWLFYDDPAVMTISLHESGHYLFPGTGHTYETGKGAGRGLSVNVPLEPFTEDGSYLAAFEAVVPAALRAFAPDVIVLQAGADAHRLDPLADLALTLTGMAAAYRRTVELADELTGGRLVATGGGGYDPYRTVPRAWAQLWAALTVRSVPAELPRAWADEWRERLPSGVELPRRALDGPDDYPPQPKRAQVTRRNQVVADRVLDALTTIWRDTGLSTGAAGRGAAAR from the coding sequence GTGGCCTTCGTCCACGACCCGCGCCTGTCGCGTTACGAGCTCCACCCCGATCACCCCTTCAAGCCCCTGCGCCTCGAGCTGACCCGCTCGCTGCTCGAACACGTGGGCCTGCTGACGCCGGCCGAGGTGGTCCCGCCGGTCGAACTCGACGAGGGCGCGCTCCTGGCCGTGCACGACCCCGGTTACGTCGCCGCCGTCAAGGCGGCCTCCTTGGGACGGCCGGGCGCTGAGGCGTCACGCCACGGGCTCGGCACGGCCGACAACCCCGTCTTCCCGGGCATGCACGACCTCGTCTCCCTCGTCTGCGCGGGCACCGTCGCCGCCATGGACGCGGTGGTGGAAGGTCGGGCCCTGCGCGCCGTCAACCTGGCCGGCGGACTGCACCACGCCCTGGTCGACCGCGCCTCCGGCTTCTGCGTCTACAACGACCTGGCGGTGGCCATCCGTCGCGTCGTCGACCGCCACGGTCTCAGGGTGGCCTACCTGGACCTCGACGCGCACCACGGCGACGGGGTGCAGTGGTTGTTCTACGACGACCCCGCCGTCATGACCATCAGTCTCCACGAGTCGGGCCACTACCTGTTCCCCGGCACGGGCCACACCTACGAGACCGGCAAGGGCGCGGGCCGCGGCCTCTCGGTCAACGTCCCGCTCGAGCCGTTCACCGAGGACGGGTCCTACCTGGCCGCGTTCGAGGCAGTCGTCCCGGCCGCGCTGCGGGCCTTCGCGCCCGACGTGATCGTCTTGCAGGCCGGCGCCGACGCCCACAGGCTCGACCCCCTTGCCGACCTGGCCCTGACGCTGACGGGGATGGCGGCGGCGTACCGCCGCACGGTCGAGCTGGCCGACGAGCTGACCGGGGGCAGGCTCGTCGCCACCGGCGGCGGCGGCTACGACCCCTACCGGACGGTTCCGCGCGCCTGGGCGCAGCTGTGGGCGGCGCTCACCGTGCGGAGCGTCCCGGCCGAGCTGCCGCGCGCCTGGGCGGACGAGTGGCGCGAGCGCCTGCCGAGCGGCGTGGAGCTGCCGCGGCGCGCGCTCGACGGGCCGGACGACTACCCCCCTCAACCGAAGAGGGCCCAGGTCACGCGCCGCAACCAGGTGGTGGCCGACCGCGTGCTCGACGCCCTGACGACCATCTGGCGCGACACGGGCCTCTCGACCGGCGCGGCCGGGCGGGGAGCCGCGGCGCGGTAA
- a CDS encoding amidohydrolase family protein: MARARVVYDGLGLPRADGAVTLQRGPGVNSVVAVGPAPGAGAGAGALVALTSAAATLDCGFAISPPVVNAHVHLGLPSRAARSRVAVGTAVAVDGSAGVGPGAAVAATRSRLAALAACGTRVIGAVVADAAAMEFLLAQDEVGGVAYWEVVAPREEDADAAFDAAIRDLARFAALARPGGMRVGLAPHAPHTVSAPLLARLAAHARAAGLPLAVHVAGSPAERALHLDGSGPLAAELAARGATFRGHGGSPVAYLAELGVLDGAPTLVRAGCVDEDDVRLVARAGAVVVHTPRADAAAGCDPFPWTLYARHGVELAFGTESLEGDSDVDVTVEVATALAAQGVRLNPRAAVRAAVKGGHKALGMAPPRVTRGAPAAALVAWGDAAAPGV; encoded by the coding sequence GTGGCGCGTGCGCGGGTCGTCTACGACGGGCTCGGGCTGCCACGCGCGGACGGCGCCGTCACGCTTCAGCGGGGGCCGGGCGTGAACAGCGTGGTGGCGGTCGGCCCGGCGCCGGGGGCCGGCGCCGGCGCCGGCGCCCTTGTTGCGCTCACGAGCGCCGCGGCGACACTCGACTGCGGCTTCGCCATCTCGCCGCCCGTCGTCAACGCCCACGTCCACCTGGGCCTGCCAAGCCGCGCCGCCCGGTCGCGCGTGGCGGTCGGCACTGCCGTGGCCGTCGACGGCTCCGCGGGAGTCGGACCAGGCGCGGCCGTCGCCGCCACGAGGAGCCGGCTCGCGGCGCTCGCGGCGTGTGGCACGAGGGTGATCGGCGCGGTCGTCGCCGACGCGGCGGCGATGGAGTTCCTGCTCGCCCAGGACGAGGTCGGCGGGGTCGCCTACTGGGAGGTGGTGGCGCCGCGCGAGGAGGACGCCGACGCCGCCTTCGACGCGGCTATCCGGGACCTGGCGCGGTTCGCGGCCCTCGCGCGTCCCGGCGGCATGCGCGTGGGGCTGGCGCCGCACGCGCCGCACACGGTGAGCGCGCCGCTCCTGGCGCGCCTGGCGGCCCACGCGCGCGCCGCCGGCCTCCCGCTGGCCGTCCACGTCGCCGGGTCGCCCGCCGAGCGGGCGCTCCACCTCGACGGCTCGGGCCCGTTGGCGGCGGAGCTGGCGGCGCGCGGCGCCACGTTCCGCGGCCACGGCGGTTCGCCCGTCGCTTACCTCGCGGAGCTGGGCGTGCTGGACGGCGCGCCCACGCTGGTACGGGCGGGCTGCGTCGACGAGGACGACGTGCGCCTCGTGGCGCGGGCGGGCGCCGTGGTGGTGCACACGCCGCGCGCTGACGCCGCCGCCGGCTGTGACCCGTTCCCGTGGACGCTCTACGCGCGCCACGGCGTCGAGCTGGCGTTCGGGACGGAGTCGCTCGAGGGCGACTCGGACGTCGACGTCACGGTCGAGGTGGCCACCGCTTTGGCGGCGCAGGGCGTCAGGCTCAACCCGCGCGCGGCGGTGCGGGCCGCCGTCAAGGGCGGTCACAAGGCGCTCGGCATGGCGCCGCCGCGCGTCACCCGCGGGGCCCCGGCCGCGGCGCTCGTGGCGTGGGGTGACGCCGCCGCCCCGGGTGTCTAG
- a CDS encoding CBS domain-containing protein, producing the protein MLVNEIMTRQVVAIGPDTPIRDVQRLMEQRNIRHFPILEERSGGGADRLVGIVSDRDLRLVGADHPRAKADVGALDPVRSVMVAPVLVAHPEDPIEETAKTLRDHKIGAMPVMDDGRLVGIVTGIDMLDALISMSGVRGASSRLEVELVDRPGALAGLLDRVASRNVNVSSVMTSRADEGSVAFVLRVGTADGHGLASHLRGLGYNVLWPPEAPEA; encoded by the coding sequence ATGCTGGTGAACGAGATCATGACCCGCCAGGTCGTCGCGATCGGGCCCGACACGCCTATCCGCGACGTGCAGCGGCTCATGGAGCAGCGCAACATCAGGCACTTCCCCATCCTGGAAGAACGCAGCGGCGGCGGGGCCGACCGCCTCGTCGGCATCGTCTCCGACCGCGACCTGAGGCTGGTTGGCGCCGATCACCCCCGCGCCAAGGCCGACGTCGGCGCCCTCGACCCCGTCAGGTCGGTCATGGTGGCGCCGGTCCTCGTCGCCCACCCCGAGGACCCCATCGAGGAGACCGCCAAGACGTTGCGCGACCACAAGATCGGCGCCATGCCCGTGATGGACGACGGTCGCCTCGTGGGCATCGTCACGGGGATAGACATGCTCGACGCCCTCATCAGCATGTCGGGCGTGCGCGGGGCCTCCAGCCGCCTCGAGGTCGAGCTGGTGGATCGCCCCGGCGCGCTGGCCGGACTGCTGGACCGCGTCGCGAGCCGCAACGTCAACGTCTCGAGCGTCATGACGTCGCGCGCCGACGAGGGGAGCGTCGCGTTCGTGCTCAGGGTCGGCACCGCCGACGGCCACGGCCTCGCCAGCCACCTGCGCGGCCTCGGCTACAACGTGCTCTGGCCTCCCGAGGCGCCGGAGGCGTGA
- a CDS encoding NAD(P)-dependent oxidoreductase produces MRIGFIGLGTMGAPMAARLLAAGFQVTVHNRTRAKEEPLAAQGALRATSPRACAEGQDVVFTMVSDTPDVQATVLGDQGASEGMAPGSVLVDMSTISPTTTRRIAAALAEHDVAMLDAPVSGGSEGARAGTLSIMVGGDADALARVRPVLEQLGKLVTHVGPVGSGQVAKAVNQVILAGAYASVAEGMALALKAGIDVDAALTALGGGAAGSWVLANRARNMLAGDYPLGFRTRLHRKDLGIALGAGRDLGVSMPVAAYVEQLETSLVARGLGDEDVSNVARIVREQAGLDDGRG; encoded by the coding sequence ATGCGCATCGGCTTCATAGGCCTGGGGACCATGGGGGCCCCCATGGCGGCCAGGCTGCTCGCGGCGGGCTTTCAGGTGACCGTCCACAACCGCACGCGCGCCAAGGAGGAACCGCTCGCGGCCCAGGGCGCCCTCCGGGCGACGAGCCCGCGCGCGTGCGCCGAGGGCCAGGACGTCGTCTTCACCATGGTGTCGGACACGCCGGACGTCCAGGCGACGGTGCTTGGCGACCAGGGCGCCTCGGAGGGGATGGCGCCAGGTAGCGTCCTGGTCGACATGAGCACCATCAGCCCGACGACCACGCGGCGCATCGCGGCCGCGCTCGCGGAGCACGACGTCGCGATGCTCGACGCCCCCGTGTCGGGCGGCAGCGAGGGTGCGAGGGCCGGCACGCTGTCGATCATGGTGGGCGGCGACGCGGACGCCCTCGCGCGCGTCCGTCCGGTGCTGGAGCAGCTCGGGAAGCTCGTGACGCACGTCGGCCCGGTCGGCAGCGGGCAGGTGGCCAAGGCCGTGAACCAGGTGATCCTCGCGGGCGCATACGCCTCGGTGGCGGAGGGCATGGCTCTCGCGCTGAAGGCGGGCATCGACGTCGACGCCGCCCTGACGGCGTTGGGCGGCGGCGCCGCCGGCTCGTGGGTGCTCGCCAACCGCGCCCGCAACATGCTCGCGGGCGACTACCCGTTGGGGTTCCGCACGCGCCTGCACCGCAAGGACCTCGGCATCGCCCTTGGCGCCGGCCGCGACCTGGGCGTCAGCATGCCGGTGGCGGCCTACGTCGAGCAGCTCGAGACGAGCCTCGTCGCCCGGGGGCTGGGCGACGAGGACGTTTCGAACGTGGCGCGGATCGTGCGGGAGCAAGCCGGCCTGGACGACGGGCGGGGCTGA